One region of Armatimonadota bacterium genomic DNA includes:
- a CDS encoding rhomboid family intramembrane serine protease — protein MFIPYRVKNPVRRFPFITLGIIGANVIVYAFTTKNFQEIRSDVLETYGFALFTSPLINAIASVFLHANILHLVGNMFFLWLFGPSVEERLGIKRYLLLFFTTGFIGEIFQGILGLFFYGFVRPTIGASGCILGVAGAYLYLFPWSKVCVFSFFSCCWRGGWGESPWYDIWEVSAIWVIGLYILIDFAQGLFYGVAGISGAVANFAHVGGGIAGILLCWLFRAKRDTEELSEAKAVEADTRDLENMPLYALEIMLQEEVGVPELIRAAIKPAIKRGRRDIIDTAMAQAGPSLIDKDPLIVAYYLLEFGGNANIYKPVHLLHLAGLLNDLGNTDWAIKIYRLIADTWANEPEAETALYRCALCLWNTYKDANGAKEAIRELVSRFPQGEMVPFAKALRKQLE, from the coding sequence GTGTTCATACCATATCGAGTAAAGAACCCTGTCAGAAGATTTCCGTTCATCACCCTTGGAATCATTGGGGCGAATGTCATTGTCTATGCATTTACAACAAAGAACTTTCAAGAAATACGCTCCGATGTCCTTGAGACCTATGGATTTGCACTTTTTACTTCACCATTAATCAATGCAATTGCATCGGTGTTTCTTCATGCGAATATATTACACCTTGTTGGCAATATGTTCTTCCTTTGGCTCTTTGGGCCGTCTGTTGAAGAAAGACTTGGCATCAAGCGTTACCTACTATTATTTTTTACAACAGGCTTTATAGGTGAAATATTCCAAGGCATCCTTGGATTGTTCTTTTATGGCTTTGTGAGACCAACTATTGGAGCATCGGGGTGTATTCTAGGCGTGGCTGGCGCCTATTTGTATCTTTTCCCTTGGAGCAAAGTTTGCGTTTTTAGCTTTTTTTCCTGTTGCTGGCGTGGCGGATGGGGAGAGAGTCCCTGGTATGACATATGGGAAGTGAGTGCAATTTGGGTCATAGGATTGTATATTCTTATTGATTTTGCTCAAGGGTTGTTTTACGGTGTGGCAGGAATAAGCGGCGCTGTTGCGAACTTTGCGCATGTTGGCGGTGGAATAGCAGGCATACTTTTATGCTGGCTTTTTCGCGCAAAGAGAGACACGGAAGAATTGTCCGAAGCTAAGGCTGTCGAAGCCGATACGCGTGACCTTGAAAACATGCCGCTATATGCCCTTGAAATTATGCTCCAAGAAGAAGTTGGAGTTCCAGAGCTGATTCGGGCTGCTATCAAACCAGCTATCAAACGAGGCCGCAGGGACATAATAGATACTGCAATGGCGCAAGCCGGTCCTTCGCTGATAGATAAAGACCCACTAATTGTGGCATACTACCTGTTAGAGTTTGGAGGGAATGCAAACATATATAAGCCAGTACATCTTCTTCACTTAGCAGGTTTGCTCAACGACCTTGGAAATACAGACTGGGCTATTAAGATTTATAGGTTGATTGCCGACACCTGGGCAAACGAACCTGAGGCTGAGACGGCTCTATACAGATGCGCCCTATGTTTGTGGAACACTTACAAAGATGCAAATGGGGCGAAAGAAGCGATTAGAGAATTGGTTTCTCGCTTCCCGCAGGGCGAAATGGTTCCATTTGCCAAAGCCTTGCGGAAGCAATTGGAATAG
- a CDS encoding D-hexose-6-phosphate mutarotase, whose product MAESLNCKFEMDKSISIVAGNNNLPKIILSHESNSCAEVYLHGGHVTRWSVPGKGELFFLSRESLFAMGKPIRGGIPICFPQFGSHGTLPAHGFARISDWEVVRRETLGNNVIVVELQLSETPETLAIWPHNFILRLKILLDVRTLTLALEVVNTGKEPFDFQAALHTYFSVADIKKTAITGLRGVTYKDALQDLAEAVEFAPEIRFGGETDRVYINAPDRLQISDGGNGRIITIEKSNMPDVVVWNPWVEKSRRLADFGDDEYLRMVCVETGRIADPVTLEPGGRWQGETMFSC is encoded by the coding sequence ATGGCTGAATCATTGAATTGCAAATTCGAAATGGATAAATCAATCAGCATTGTGGCAGGAAATAACAATTTACCGAAAATAATCCTTTCTCATGAGTCGAACTCATGTGCGGAGGTTTATCTCCACGGCGGACACGTTACCAGATGGAGTGTGCCAGGGAAAGGAGAGCTTTTCTTTCTTAGCCGTGAATCACTTTTTGCCATGGGAAAGCCAATCAGAGGCGGAATACCAATATGCTTCCCCCAATTTGGAAGCCACGGAACACTGCCGGCTCATGGATTTGCCCGCATAAGCGACTGGGAGGTGGTTCGGCGCGAAACTTTAGGCAATAACGTCATAGTAGTCGAGCTTCAGCTTAGCGAAACACCAGAGACGTTAGCTATATGGCCTCACAACTTTATTCTGAGGCTTAAAATACTTCTTGATGTGAGGACATTAACTCTTGCGCTTGAGGTTGTGAATACTGGTAAGGAACCTTTTGATTTCCAGGCAGCGCTCCATACTTATTTTAGTGTGGCAGATATCAAAAAAACCGCTATTACTGGCCTCCGTGGGGTTACCTATAAGGATGCTCTTCAGGACCTAGCTGAGGCCGTCGAGTTCGCCCCCGAAATACGCTTTGGAGGGGAGACGGACCGCGTTTACATAAATGCACCAGATAGACTTCAAATCAGCGATGGCGGGAATGGTCGCATAATAACCATTGAGAAGAGCAATATGCCTGACGTTGTGGTGTGGAATCCCTGGGTCGAAAAGTCACGTCGGCTGGCAGACTTCGGGGATGATGAATACCTTCGAATGGTATGCGTTGAGACAGGCAGAATTGCCGACCCTGTTACGCTTGAGCCTGGTGGACGCTGGCAGGGTGAGACGATGTTTTCCTGCTAG